A single genomic interval of Rhododendron vialii isolate Sample 1 chromosome 3a, ASM3025357v1 harbors:
- the LOC131318700 gene encoding E3 ubiquitin-protein ligase WAV3-like produces the protein MGSKWRKAKLALGLNLCVYVPTTLGDDDSPPPSDAALLSPSVMSPATSVTSPHGLRLSRSFSRSSNKKTCSICLATMKRGDGHAIFTAECSHSFHFHCIASNVKHGNQICPVCRAKWKEIPLQQVPAFDPLPEKARISPLDLPLNNPLMTVIRRLPSRPNSNRIVPPLFQAPEPAVFDDDEPLDHQTNLIGRNSSNTKAADDKGFQRTIKIQTFPEVPAVPRFNSLDNFTVLVHLKAPLSISGQNPNRNQSNYPEISRTPRTPVDLVTVLDISGSMAGTKLALLKRAMGFVIQNLGPNDRLSVIAFSSTARRLFPLRRMTETGKQQALQGVNSLAANGGTNIAEGLRKGAKVMENRREKNPVASIILLSDGQDTYTVNSSGSNKQEPNYQLLLPLSIHGNENAAFKIPVHAFGFGVDHDASSMHSISEISGGTFSFIETEAVMQDAFAQCIGGLLSVVVKELQVCIKCVHPSLSISSLRAGSYPNRLMPDRCTGFIDVGDLYADEERDFLVSVNVPADFSSTETSLIKVRCVCNDPFSKETVALESEEVRIKRTEIARQESVSIEVDRQQNRLQAADAMARARLAAEQGDLASAASILESCRRVLLDTVSAKSNDRLCIALDAELKEMQERMASRHLYEASGRAYILSGLSSHSWQRATARGDSTDGSSLVRAYQTPSMTEMLNRSQATSLGSPLTQRLVRPVWSFASQPKLR, from the exons ATGGGGAGCAAATGGAGGAAAGCCAAGCTCGCGCTAGGGTTGAACCTCTGCGTCTATGTTCCAACGACGTTGGGCGACGACGACTCCCCGCCGCCGTCCGATGCCGCTCTTCTCTCGCCGTCGGTGATGTCTCCGGCGACGTCGGTGACGTCACCCCACGGGCTCAGGCTGTCTAGGAGCTTCAGCAGGTCTTCTAACAAG AAAACTTGCTCGATATGTTTAGCCACAATGAAACGTGGAGACGGCCATGCAATTTTCACCGCAGAATGTTCTCACTCCTTCCATTTCCACTGTATTGCCTCAAATGTGAAACATGGCAACCAAATTTGCCCAGTCTGCAGAgcaaagtggaaggaaatccCCTTGCAACAGGTTCCCGCTTTTGATCCTCTGCCTGAAAAGGCAAGAATCAGTCCGCTAGACTTGCCCCTAAATAACCCTTTGATGACAGTAATCCGCCGATTACCCTCTCGCCCAAATTCCAATCGGATCGTACCCCCACTATTTCAAGCTCCTGAGCCAGCTGTCTTTGACGATGATGAACCCCTAGATCATCAAACCAATCTCATTGGCAGAAACTCATCAAATACAAAAGCTGCAGATGATAAAGGTTTCCAAAGGACGATAAAGATCCAAACATTCCCTGAAGTTCCAGCTGTCCCACGCTTCAATTCTCTTGATAACTTCACCGTTCTAGTCCACCTCAAAGCTCCTCTTTCGATTTCAGGACAAAATCCCAACAGAAACCAAAGTAACTATCCAGAAATTTCTCGGACTCCTCGCACTCCGGTCGACCTTGTGACTGTACTGGACATCAGTGGCAGCATGGCAGGGACCAAACTCGCTTTGCTAAAGCGGGCAATGGGGTTTGTGATTCAGAATCTTGGCCCAAATGACAGGCTGTCAGTTATTGCCTTCTCGTCAACAGCTCGTCGCCTCTTCCCCCTCAGAAGGATGACCGAAACAGGAAAGCAACAAGCATTGCAAGGTGTTAACTCTTTAGCTGCTAATGGTGGGACGAACATCGCCGAAGGGTTGAGAAAGGGTGCAAAGGTAATGGAAAACCGAAGGGAAAAGAACCCTGTTGCCAGTATTATACTGTTGTCTGATGGACAAGACACATATACCGTCAACAGTTCTGGCAGCAACAAACAAGAACCAAATTACCAGTTGCTTTTGCCTTTGTCCATTCATGGAAATGAAAATGCAGCGTTTAAGATTCCGGTGCATGCTTTTGGGTTCGGCGTGGATCACGATGCTTCGTCGATGCACTCAATTTCAGAGATTTCCGGAGGGACTTTCTCTTTCATAGAAACAGAAGCCGTGATGCAGGATGCATTTGCACAGTGCATTGGGGGTCTTTTGAGTGTTGTGGTAAAGGAGCTACAAGTATGTATTAAGTGCGTCCACCCTAGTCTCAGCATAAGCTCATTAAGAGCCGGAAGTTACCCCAACCGTTTGATGCCTGATCGGTGCACGGGGTTTATAGATGTCGGAGACTTGTATGCCGATGAGGAGAGGGATTTTCTTGTCTCCGTCAATGTCCCAGCCGACTTCTCAAGCACggaaacttcattgatcaaggTGAGATGCGTTTGCAACGATCCTTTTTCTAAAGAGACAGTAGCTTTAGAAAGTGAAGAAGTTAGGATTAAGAGGACAGAAATTGCTAGACAAGAGTCGGTGTCGATAGAAGTGGATAGGCAACAGAACAGGCTCCAAGCAGCTGACGCAATGGCGCGAGCACGATTGGCGGCCGAGCAGGGTGACCTCGCCAGTGCGGCCTCAATTCTCGAGAGCTGCCGTAGGGTTTTGTTGGATACCGTATCGGCTAAATCCAATGACAGGCTTTGCATTGCGTTGGATGCTGAGCTCAAAGAGATGCAGGAAAGGATGGCCAGCAGGCACCTGTATGAGGCGTCGGGAAGGGCTTACATCCTTTCGGGACTTAGCTCTCACTCGTGGCAAAGAGCCACAGCAAGGGGTGACTCAACAGACGGTTCAAGTCTCGTTCGCGCGTATCAAACCCCGTCGATGACTGAGATGCTTAATCGGTCTCAAGCTACGTCGCTGGGGAGTCCATTAACTCAACGGCTTGTACGACCAGTATGGTCATTTGCCTCGCAACCAAAGCTGAGGTAA